Proteins co-encoded in one Stomoxys calcitrans chromosome 5, idStoCalc2.1, whole genome shotgun sequence genomic window:
- the LOC131997953 gene encoding uncharacterized protein LOC131997953, with protein sequence MIRPSVVPAQSDRPVQIAANLIIVESGQYIFEHYNEEIFEKCPNIPGNNGIHDFFSVDQMTHVLDEGLITARGNSTCVWKGVEPTDRIEITVEVYIFKRGTWQVSPFTLYDRDWCKSLFDKTSFWYKIWTKNIRESDRKCVNIYGHTFRYDEFTVDTVLEFPTNVGGRYKGVTTIVAIDKQGTAEHAWVGCMLLLVVVVCPLVWLLDMRS encoded by the exons ATGATACGACCCAGTGTTGTACCAGCTCAATCGGATCGCCCAGTTCAAATCGCTGCTAAT TTAATTATCGTAGAATCAGGCCAATACATATTTGAACATTATAACGaggaaatttttgagaaatgtCCTAATATACCGGGAAATAATGGCATTCATGATTTTTTTAGTGTTGATCAAATGACGCATGTCCTCGACGAAGGCTTGATAACTGCCAGAGGAAATAGTACCTGCGTATGGAAGGGAGTGGAGCCTACCGATCGCATTGAG ATAACTGTTGAAGTTTATATATTTAAACGCGGAACATGGCAGGTTAGTCCATTCACTCTTTACGACCGGGACTGGTGTAAATCACTATTTGACAAGACTTCATTCTGGTATAAAATATGGACTAAGAATATCCGTGAGAGTGATAGGAAATGTGTGAATATTTATGGA caTACTTTTCGCTATGATGAATTCACTGTTGATACTGTTTTAGagtttccaacaaatgtgggtGGCCGCTATAAAGGCGTCACTACAATCGTAGCTATTGATAAAC AAGGTACAGCGGAGCATGCTTGGGTGGGATGTATGTTATTACTGGTGGTCGTTGTATGTCCCTTGGTTTGGTTGTTAGACATGCGGTCTTAA